The following proteins are co-located in the Silene latifolia isolate original U9 population chromosome 1, ASM4854445v1, whole genome shotgun sequence genome:
- the LOC141600314 gene encoding putative glycosyltransferase At5g03795 isoform X1 — translation MGFEDIKMGYSSNLVKFIIFFLVSLILVYGFVSWFFVSPNNSKFVQNSVGFHAKFEQNHQDSQDLTVELKSNNGGIIGDVAVKDTLSKNTTIHPLPDIKKIKKIVDNSSSSSSVDIAPTSYDKSPIILNGTHVLTERKVKLEKSTTNLDRLEAGLQRARSAIKDATYNKNQTRDPDFNPAGPMYWNANAFHRSYLEMEKRLKVYVYEEGEPPVFHNGPCKSIYSTEGNFIHQMEINDRFRTRNPEKAHVFFMPFSVAMMVQFVYVRDSHDFGTIKHTVRDYISIISSKYPYWNRSLAADHFMLSCHDWGPEASFSDPHLSKNSIRVLCNANTSEGFRPEKDVSFPEINLQTGSIHGFIGGPSPSRRSNLGFFAGGLHGPIRPILFEHWENKDNDLRIYRYLPKGVSYYNMLRNSKFCICPSGYEVASPRVVEAIYTGCVPVLISDHYVAPFSDVLNWKSFSVQVSVKDIPKLKTILSSISTTQYLRMYRRVIQVRKHFEVNSPPKRFDFFHMILHSVWLRRLNIDVNNHQNM, via the exons atGGGTTTTGAGGACATAAAAATGGGTTATTCTTCAAATTTAGTCAagtttataatttttttcttgGTATCGTTGATTCTTGTATATGGGTTTGTTTCTTGGTTCTTTGTTTCGCCGAATAATTCCAAGTTTGTGCAAAATTCTGTTGGTTTTCATGCAAAATTTGAACAAAATCATCAAGATTCTCAAGATTTAACTGTGGAATTGAAGTCGAATAACGGTGGAATTATCGGTGATGTGGCTGTAAAAGATACCTTGAGTAAGAACACTACTATTCATCCATTACCG Gatataaagaaaataaaaaag ATTGTAGataattcatcatcatcatcatcggtgGACATAGCTCCAACGTCTTACGATAAGTCACCAATCATCTTAAATGGAACTCATGTTCTTACTGAACGAAAGGTGAAGCTAGAGAAGAGCACGACAAATTTGGATAGGCTTGAAGCTGGACTTCAAAGGGCTCGGTCAGCTATTAAGGATGCCACATATAATAAGAATCAAACACGCGACCCTGACTTTAATCCGGCTGGTCCAATGTATTGGAATGCCAATGCCTTTCATAG GAGCTACTTGGAAATGGAGAAAAGACTTAAGGTGTATGTTTACGAAGAAGGGGAACCCCCCGTGTTCCATAATGGTCCTTGTAAGAGCATATATTCCACCGAGGGCAACTTCATACATCAAATGGAAATCAATGATCGATTTCGAACCAGAAACCCAGAGAAGGCTCATGTTTTCTTCATGCCCTTCAGTGTAGCAATGATGGTTCAATTTGTCTATGTTCGGGACTCTCACGACTTTGGTACTATAAAGCACACCGTCAGAGATTATATTAGCATCATTTCCAGCAAATATCCGTACTGGAATCGCAGCCTAGCCGCTGATCATTTTATGCTCTCTTGCCATGATTGG GGTCCTGAAGCATCCTTTTCGGATCCTCACTTAAGCAAAAACTCTATCAGAGTATTATGCAATGCGAACACATCCGAAGGATTTAGACCAGAGAAAGATGTCTCATTCCCTGAGATCAACCTCCAAACCGGCTCAATTCACGGCTTTATTGGTGGTCCATCACCTTCTCGACGTTCCAATCTTGGGTTCTTTGCTGGTGGGCTTCACGGCCCAATTAGGCCCATCCTCTTCGAGCATTGGGAAAACAAGGACAACGACTTGAGAATCTACAGATACCTTCCCAAGGGAGTTTCTTACTATAACATGCTAAGGAATAGCAAATTTTGCATTTGTCCTAGTGGGTACGAGGTTGCAAGTCCTCGAGTGGTCGAGGCTATCTACACGGGGTGTGTGCCGGTTCTCATCTCGGATCACTACGTTGCCCCATTTAGCGATGTGCTTAATTGGAAGTCGTTCTCAGTCCAAGTCTCGGTCAAAGATATACCGAAGTTAAAGACCATCTTATCTAGCATTTCGACGACACAATACTTGAGGATGTATAGAAGGGTAATTCAAGTTAGAAAGCACTTTGAAGTGAATTCTCCTCCCAAACGTTTTGATTTTTTTCACATGATACTTCATTCGGTTTGGCTTCGCAGATTAAATATCGATGTTAATAATCATCAAAATATGTAA
- the LOC141600314 gene encoding putative glycosyltransferase At5g03795 isoform X2 has translation MGFEDIKMGYSSNLVKFIIFFLVSLILVYGFVSWFFVSPNNSKFVQNSVGFHAKFEQNHQDSQDLTVELKSNNGGIIGDVAVKDTLSKNTTIHPLPIVDNSSSSSSVDIAPTSYDKSPIILNGTHVLTERKVKLEKSTTNLDRLEAGLQRARSAIKDATYNKNQTRDPDFNPAGPMYWNANAFHRSYLEMEKRLKVYVYEEGEPPVFHNGPCKSIYSTEGNFIHQMEINDRFRTRNPEKAHVFFMPFSVAMMVQFVYVRDSHDFGTIKHTVRDYISIISSKYPYWNRSLAADHFMLSCHDWGPEASFSDPHLSKNSIRVLCNANTSEGFRPEKDVSFPEINLQTGSIHGFIGGPSPSRRSNLGFFAGGLHGPIRPILFEHWENKDNDLRIYRYLPKGVSYYNMLRNSKFCICPSGYEVASPRVVEAIYTGCVPVLISDHYVAPFSDVLNWKSFSVQVSVKDIPKLKTILSSISTTQYLRMYRRVIQVRKHFEVNSPPKRFDFFHMILHSVWLRRLNIDVNNHQNM, from the exons atGGGTTTTGAGGACATAAAAATGGGTTATTCTTCAAATTTAGTCAagtttataatttttttcttgGTATCGTTGATTCTTGTATATGGGTTTGTTTCTTGGTTCTTTGTTTCGCCGAATAATTCCAAGTTTGTGCAAAATTCTGTTGGTTTTCATGCAAAATTTGAACAAAATCATCAAGATTCTCAAGATTTAACTGTGGAATTGAAGTCGAATAACGGTGGAATTATCGGTGATGTGGCTGTAAAAGATACCTTGAGTAAGAACACTACTATTCATCCATTACCG ATTGTAGataattcatcatcatcatcatcggtgGACATAGCTCCAACGTCTTACGATAAGTCACCAATCATCTTAAATGGAACTCATGTTCTTACTGAACGAAAGGTGAAGCTAGAGAAGAGCACGACAAATTTGGATAGGCTTGAAGCTGGACTTCAAAGGGCTCGGTCAGCTATTAAGGATGCCACATATAATAAGAATCAAACACGCGACCCTGACTTTAATCCGGCTGGTCCAATGTATTGGAATGCCAATGCCTTTCATAG GAGCTACTTGGAAATGGAGAAAAGACTTAAGGTGTATGTTTACGAAGAAGGGGAACCCCCCGTGTTCCATAATGGTCCTTGTAAGAGCATATATTCCACCGAGGGCAACTTCATACATCAAATGGAAATCAATGATCGATTTCGAACCAGAAACCCAGAGAAGGCTCATGTTTTCTTCATGCCCTTCAGTGTAGCAATGATGGTTCAATTTGTCTATGTTCGGGACTCTCACGACTTTGGTACTATAAAGCACACCGTCAGAGATTATATTAGCATCATTTCCAGCAAATATCCGTACTGGAATCGCAGCCTAGCCGCTGATCATTTTATGCTCTCTTGCCATGATTGG GGTCCTGAAGCATCCTTTTCGGATCCTCACTTAAGCAAAAACTCTATCAGAGTATTATGCAATGCGAACACATCCGAAGGATTTAGACCAGAGAAAGATGTCTCATTCCCTGAGATCAACCTCCAAACCGGCTCAATTCACGGCTTTATTGGTGGTCCATCACCTTCTCGACGTTCCAATCTTGGGTTCTTTGCTGGTGGGCTTCACGGCCCAATTAGGCCCATCCTCTTCGAGCATTGGGAAAACAAGGACAACGACTTGAGAATCTACAGATACCTTCCCAAGGGAGTTTCTTACTATAACATGCTAAGGAATAGCAAATTTTGCATTTGTCCTAGTGGGTACGAGGTTGCAAGTCCTCGAGTGGTCGAGGCTATCTACACGGGGTGTGTGCCGGTTCTCATCTCGGATCACTACGTTGCCCCATTTAGCGATGTGCTTAATTGGAAGTCGTTCTCAGTCCAAGTCTCGGTCAAAGATATACCGAAGTTAAAGACCATCTTATCTAGCATTTCGACGACACAATACTTGAGGATGTATAGAAGGGTAATTCAAGTTAGAAAGCACTTTGAAGTGAATTCTCCTCCCAAACGTTTTGATTTTTTTCACATGATACTTCATTCGGTTTGGCTTCGCAGATTAAATATCGATGTTAATAATCATCAAAATATGTAA